A single genomic interval of Penaeus chinensis breed Huanghai No. 1 chromosome 23, ASM1920278v2, whole genome shotgun sequence harbors:
- the LOC125037570 gene encoding DNA ligase 1-like: protein MIFSLYNYLQTKQATIEQQRLEIDEVTAGILRFVPKSVVDDYSCVLPERPWYVPQVFQLDRQQECNEQTLQSLHDLAATVQTSAWIVLGHLIVVVPAIVAFVWMTFGANRVKKECSATPEENEEVSDEAEKKEVSDEAEKKEVSDEAEKKEVSDEAEKKEVSDKAEEKEVSSPQEDNTRASSPATQEGSCQVDASDAEKKHVSASPKKNKKVSDKSEKEQKECSAAPKKNKKVSDKSEKEQKECSAVPKKPKKVSDKSEKEQKEYSAAPKENEKVPDESETKKVCIFQEDSKKDSSPERARVIDWVSDMT from the exons ATGATCTTCAGCCTCTACAATTACCTGCAAACAAAGCAGGCCACCATCGAGCAACAACGCCTCGAGATCGATGAAGTAACCGCGGGCATTTTGCGGTTCGTCCCCAAGTCCGTCGTCGACGACTACAGCTGCGTCCTTCCAGAGCGGCCGTGGTACGTCCCACAGGTGTTCCAGCTGGACCGCCAGCAGGAGTGCAACGAGCAGACGCTGCAGAGCCTCCACGACCTCGCCGCGACGGTACAGACCTCCGCATGGATTGTTCTGGGCCACCTCATCGTCGTCGTTCCCGCCATAGTCGCCTTTGTCTGGATGACTTTTGGTGCTAACCGCGTGAAAAAGGAATGTTCAGCTACAcctgaagaaaacgaagag GTTTCAGATGAAGCTGAAAAGAAAGAGGTTTCAGATGAAGCTGAAAAGAAAGAGGTTTCAGATGAAGCTGAAAAGAAAGAGGTTTCAGATGAAGCTGAAAAGAAAGAGGTTTCAGATAAAGCTGAAGAGAAAGAGGTTTCCTCTCCCCAAGAGGATAACACCAGGGCTTCCTCTCCCGCGACGCAAGAAGGAAGCTGTCAGGTTGATGCTTCTGACGCTGAGAAAAAACACGTTTCTGCCTCacctaaaaagaacaaaaaggttTCAGATAAAtctgaaaaagaacagaaagaatgtTCAGCTgcacctaaaaaaaacaaaaaggtttCAGATAAAtctgaaaaagaacagaaagaatgtTCAGCTGTACCTAAAAAACCCAAAAAGGTTTCAGATAAAtctgaaaaagaacagaaagaatattcagctgcacctaaagaaaacgaaaaggttcCAGATGAATCTGAAACGAAAAAGGTTTGCATTTTCCAGGAGGATAGCAAAAAGGATTCCTCTCCCGAGAGAGCCAGAGTGATCGACTGGGTCTCAGATATGACCTAG